The following proteins are co-located in the Dermochelys coriacea isolate rDerCor1 chromosome 4, rDerCor1.pri.v4, whole genome shotgun sequence genome:
- the METAP1 gene encoding methionine aminopeptidase 1 isoform X1 — translation MAAVETRVCETAGCSHEAKLQCPTCIKLGIQGSYFCSQECFKGSWATHKLLHKKAKDEKTKREVSSWTVEDDINTDPWAGYRYTGKLRPHYPLMPTRPVPSYIQRPDYADHPLGMSESEQALKGTSQIKILSCEDIEGMRLVCRLAREVLDVAAMMVKPGITTEEIDHAVHLACIARNCYPSPLNYYNFPKSCCTSVNEVICHGIPDRRPLQEGDIVNVDITIYRNGYHGDLNETFYVGEVDEGARKLVQTTYECLMQAIDAVKPGVRYRELGNIIQKHAQANGFSVVRSYCGHGIHKLFHTAPNVPHYAKNKAVGVMKSGHVFTIEPMICEGGWQDETWPDGWTAVTRDGKRSAQFEHTLLITDTGCEILTRRSDSVRPHFMSQY, via the exons atGGCGGCCGTGGAGACCCGGGTGTGTGAAACGGCTGGGTGCAGCCACGAGGCCAAGCTGCAGTGCCCGACCTGCATCAAGCTGGGCATCCAGGGCTCCTACTTCTGCTCCCAG gaaTGTTTTAAGGGAAGCTGGGCCACTCACAAGTTACTACACAAGAAAGCAA aagaTGAAAAAACTAAACGTGAAGTTTCGTCTTGGACTGTGGAAGATGACATTAACACAGATCCCTGGGCTGGTTATCGATATACTGGTAAACTTAGGCCACATTATCCCCTA ATGCCAACGAGGCCTGTGCCAAGTTATATTCAGAGACCAGATTATGCTGATCACCCACTAG gtatgTCTGAATCAGAACAGGCACTTAAAGGAACTTCTCAAATAAAAATCCTCTCATGTGAAGATATAGAAGGAATGCGATTAGTGTGTAGG CTTGCTAGAGAAGTGTTGGATGTTGCTGCCATGATGGTGAAACCAGGCATAACTACTGAAGAAATAGATCATGCTGTCCATCTA GCTTGCATTGCAAGGAACTGCTATCCTTCCCCGTTGAATTATTATAATTTCCCTAAGTCATGCTGTACGTCAGTGAATGAAGTGATCTGCCATGGAATTCCTGACAGGCGGCCATTGCAAGAGGGTGATATTGTTAATG TGGATATCACAATATATCGCAATGGTTATCATGGGGATCTGAATGAGACGTTTTATGTTGGGGAAGTTGATGAGGGTGCAAGGAAACTAGTTCAGACAACTTACGAGTGCCTAATGCAAGCAATCGATGCAG TAAAACCTGGTGTTCGATATAGAGAGCTGGGAAATATTATCCAGAAACACGCCCAAGCAAATGGATTTTCAGTTGTTCGGAGCTACTGTGGGCATGGGATCCATAAGCTTTTCCATACTGCTCCCAATGTGCCACATTATGCCA aaaataaGGCTGTTGGAGTGATGAAGTCTGGTCATGTGTTTACAATTGAACCAATGATCTGTGAAG GTGGGTGGCAAGATGAAACCTGGCCTGATGGCTGGACTGCAGTGACAAGAGATGGAAAGCGGTCTGCGCAGTTTGAGCACACACTTCTGATCACAGATACTGGTTGTGAAATCTTAACTCGGCGGTCGGACAGTGTTCGTCCTCACTTCATGTCCCAGTATTAG
- the METAP1 gene encoding methionine aminopeptidase 1 isoform X2 produces the protein MAAVETRVCETAGCSHEAKLQCPTCIKLGIQGSYFCSQECFKGSWATHKLLHKKAKDEKTKREVSSWTVEDDINTDPWAGYRYTGKLRPHYPLMPTRPVPSYIQRPDYADHPLGMSESEQALKGTSQIKILSCEDIEGMRLVCRLAREVLDVAAMMVKPGITTEEIDHAVHLACIARNCYPSPLNYYNFPKSCCTSVNEVICHGIPDRRPLQEGDIVNVDITIYRNGYHGDLNETFYVGEVDEGARKLVQTTYECLMQAIDAENKAVGVMKSGHVFTIEPMICEGGWQDETWPDGWTAVTRDGKRSAQFEHTLLITDTGCEILTRRSDSVRPHFMSQY, from the exons atGGCGGCCGTGGAGACCCGGGTGTGTGAAACGGCTGGGTGCAGCCACGAGGCCAAGCTGCAGTGCCCGACCTGCATCAAGCTGGGCATCCAGGGCTCCTACTTCTGCTCCCAG gaaTGTTTTAAGGGAAGCTGGGCCACTCACAAGTTACTACACAAGAAAGCAA aagaTGAAAAAACTAAACGTGAAGTTTCGTCTTGGACTGTGGAAGATGACATTAACACAGATCCCTGGGCTGGTTATCGATATACTGGTAAACTTAGGCCACATTATCCCCTA ATGCCAACGAGGCCTGTGCCAAGTTATATTCAGAGACCAGATTATGCTGATCACCCACTAG gtatgTCTGAATCAGAACAGGCACTTAAAGGAACTTCTCAAATAAAAATCCTCTCATGTGAAGATATAGAAGGAATGCGATTAGTGTGTAGG CTTGCTAGAGAAGTGTTGGATGTTGCTGCCATGATGGTGAAACCAGGCATAACTACTGAAGAAATAGATCATGCTGTCCATCTA GCTTGCATTGCAAGGAACTGCTATCCTTCCCCGTTGAATTATTATAATTTCCCTAAGTCATGCTGTACGTCAGTGAATGAAGTGATCTGCCATGGAATTCCTGACAGGCGGCCATTGCAAGAGGGTGATATTGTTAATG TGGATATCACAATATATCGCAATGGTTATCATGGGGATCTGAATGAGACGTTTTATGTTGGGGAAGTTGATGAGGGTGCAAGGAAACTAGTTCAGACAACTTACGAGTGCCTAATGCAAGCAATCGATGCAG aaaataaGGCTGTTGGAGTGATGAAGTCTGGTCATGTGTTTACAATTGAACCAATGATCTGTGAAG GTGGGTGGCAAGATGAAACCTGGCCTGATGGCTGGACTGCAGTGACAAGAGATGGAAAGCGGTCTGCGCAGTTTGAGCACACACTTCTGATCACAGATACTGGTTGTGAAATCTTAACTCGGCGGTCGGACAGTGTTCGTCCTCACTTCATGTCCCAGTATTAG